Proteins from a genomic interval of Nerophis lumbriciformis linkage group LG01, RoL_Nlum_v2.1, whole genome shotgun sequence:
- the pmelb gene encoding premelanosome protein b, translated as MKTVLMMMMMMMMMMMMLATHSLAKPKNGFSRHPSWNTKLYPIWKDGDQHFADSWKGGKVLFDVANDSPTLTGAKVTFTIDLEFPHNQKVQDDGDVVWATDCVVNGTKHLKSQSVFPRLTSDWEAVFPDGTPIKKDKKPSYVFVWKTRGEYWQVADGPSSSLTIDTDDMPLGSYAMDIVIYHYRSKEKFIPLGYASTQFSITDQIPFAVAMDQVDDVLAGDLSFVLNRAIAFSVTLHDPSLYLSSADVTFNWDFGDSSGALISRERTVTHTYVSSGSFKPHVVVQAVIPDEACKPPAETTTEAPAPPGHRATSVAAAALRTNALPLDTEEDNGEDESSTAHRARVGPSDSPSPVHYEGPANPASNLLMEETSSDAVAEAVKRPMIRTGQSAVVLISKREAEDKPTEGGCVVYRYGSFCADIQVVEALQKVEIVRMDNSVTATPGMNNNAIDLTVTCQGSSPKEVCSVILDAECLTPIHATCNMVEPSKECNMVLHHFFNSSGVYCINVSVANDVSLAVASARVSVDMGSEVSSSGIVATVSGVMVLLLSLGIVAFSYKRLKAYQRLKEVSRGAADPQEWCRHGGSTSSTLLGKLLNRRGVVDQRPLLQDRLV; from the exons ATGAAGACtgtgctgatgatgatgatgatgatgatgatgatgatgatgatgctcgCCACACACTCCCTGGCCA AGCCTAAAAATGGCTTCAGTCGTCACCCATCATGGAACACCAAGCTCTACCCCATCTGGAAAGATGGAGACCAGCACTTTGCAGACTCCTGGAAAG GCGGGAAAGTTTTGTTCGACGTCGCTAACGACTCGCCGACTCTGACCGGCGCCAAAGTGACGTTCACCATCGACTTGGAGTTCCCGCACAACCAAAAAGTACAAGATGACGGAGACGTAGTCTGGGCCACAGACTGCGTCGTCaacg GGACAAAGCACCTGAAGTCCCAGTCGGTCTTCCCAAGACTGACCAGCGACTGGGAGGCGGTCTTCCCTGATGGGACCCCCATTAAGAAGGACAAGAAGCCCAGTTATGTGTTTGTGTGGAAGACCCGGG gTGAGTACTGGCAGGTGGCAGACGGTCCCTCGTCCTCCCTGACCATCGACACGGACGACATGCCGCTGGGCTCCTACGCCATGGACATTGTCATCTACCACTACAGGAGCAAGGAGAAGTTCATTCCTCTGGGATACGCCTCCACCCAGTTCTCCATCACCG ATCAAATCCCGTTTGCCGTCGCCATGGACCAGGTGGACGACGTTCTGGCAGGAGACCTGAGCTTCGTGCTGAACCGGGCCATCGCCTTCAGCGTCACGCTGCACGACCCCAGCCTGTACCTGAGCAGTGCCGACGTCACCTTCAACTGGGACTTCGGGGACAGCAGCGGCGCTCTCATCTCCAGGGAGAGGACCGTCACTCACACCTACGTCAGCTCCGGCTCCTTCAAGCCCCACGTGGTGGTGCAGGCCGTCATCCCCGACGAGGCTTGCAAGCCCCCCGCGGAGACCACGACGGAGGCCCCCGCGCCGCCCGGGCATCGGGCAACCTCAG TGGCTGCTGCTGCCTTGAGGACCAATGCCCTTCCGCTGGACACCGAGGAGGACAACGGCGAGGACGAGTCCTCAACAGCTCACCGCGCCCGAGTCGGACCCTCAGATAGCCCCTCCCCTGTCCACTACGAGGGGCCCGCCAATCCCGCCTCCAACTTGCTAATGGAGGAAACGAGCAGCGACGCGGTGGCGGAAG CGGTAAAGCGTCCGATGATACGGACGGGCCAATCTGCTGTGGTCCTCATCTCCAAAAGGGAAGCGGAGGACAAACCGACAGAGGGGGGCTGCGTGGTTTATCGATACGGTTCCTTCTGTGCTGACATTCAAGTGGTTG AGGCCCTCCAGAAAGTGGAGATCGTTCGGATGGACAACAGCGTCACGGCAACACCGGGAATGAACAACAACGCTATTGACCTCACTGTAACCTGCCAGGGAAG CTCCCCCAAAGAGGTGTGCAGTGTGATCCTGGATGCCGAGTGTTTGACGCCCATCCACGCCACGTGCAACATGGTGGAGCCCTCCAAAGAGTGCAACATGGTGCTGCATCACTTCTTCAACAGCTCGGGCGTCTACTGCATCAACGTGTCCGTGGCCAACGACGTCAGCCTGGCCGTCGCCAGCGCCAGAGTCAGCGTGGACATGG GCTCTGAGGTGTCCTCCTCCGGCATCGTCGCCACCGTGTCGGGTGTCATGGTCCTCCTTCTGTCTCTTGGGATAGTCGCCTTTTCTTACAA